One Hordeum vulgare subsp. vulgare chromosome 4H, MorexV3_pseudomolecules_assembly, whole genome shotgun sequence DNA window includes the following coding sequences:
- the LOC123449487 gene encoding phosphoserine aminotransferase 1, chloroplastic-like translates to MAAAAATPNSMLLHRPSPAAPRAPVAAPSVRVPPRAAQIRCAAVAAPSAPAPLAAAGDRGVYNFAAGPATLPLSVLQRAQAELVDYRGSGMSIMEMSHRGKEFDAAIKKAESDLRALLAVPDTHEVLFLQGGATTQFAAAPLNLCASPSDPADFVVSGSWSDKAFKEAKKYSAASVAWSGKAGKYTSLPEDLGALPQNPEARFLHICSNETIHGVEFKDYPVPTNKSGVLVADMSSNFCSKPVDVSRFGLIYAGAQKNVGPSGVTIAIVRKDLVGAAQPITPVMLDYKTHADNASLYNTPPCFAIYICGLVFEDLLAQGGLAEVEKKNQHKAGILYDTIDASGGYFICPVDKPVRSLMNVPFTLAKGADFEKQFIAEAAKEGMLQLKGHRSVGGVRASIYNAMPLSGVEKLVAFMKDFQARNP, encoded by the coding sequence atggccgccgccgccgccacccccaacTCCATGCTCCTCCACCGCCCGAGCCCGGCGGCACCCAGGGCCCCGGTCGCCGCCCCCTCCGTCCGCgtcccgccccgcgccgcccagaTCCGCTGCGCGGCGGTCGCGGCGCCCTCCGCCCCCgcccccctcgccgccgccggcgaccGCGGCGTCTACAACTTCGCGGCGGGCCCGGCCACGCTCCCGCTCTCGGTCCTCCAGAGGGCGCAGGCGGAGCTCGTCGACTACCGCGGCTCCGGCATGAGCATCATGGAGATGAGCCACCGGGGCAAGGAGTTCGACGCGGCCATCAAGAAGGCCGAGTCCGACCTGCGCGCGCTCCTCGCCGTCCCCGACACCCACGAGGTCCTCTTCCTCCAGGGCGGCGCCACCACCCAGTTCGCCGCCGCGCCGCTCAACCTCTGCGCCTCCCCCTCGGACCCCGCCGACTTCGTCGTCTCGGGCTCCTGGAGCGACAAGGCCTTCAAGGAGGCCAAGAAGTACTCGGCCGCCTCCGTcgcctggtccggcaaggccggcAAGTACACCTCCCTCCCGGAGGACCTCGGGGCCCTCCCGCAGAACCCGGAGGCCCGCTTCCTCCACATCTGCTCCAACGAGACCATCCACGGCGTCGAGTTCAAGGACTACCCCGTGCCGACGAACAAGTCCGGCGTCCTCGTCGCCGACATGTCCTCCAACTTCTGCTCCAAGCCCGTCGACGTCTCCCGGTTCGGCCTCATCTACGCGGGGGCGCAGAAGAACGTCGGCCCGTCGGGCGTCACCATCGCCATCGTGCGCAAGGACCTCGTCGGCGCCGCGCAGCCCATCACCCCCGTCATGCTCGACTACAAGACCCACGCCGACAACGCCTCGCTCTACAACACCCCGCCCTGCTTCGCCATCTACATCTGCGGGCTGGTGTTCGAGGACCTGCTCGCCCAGGGCGGCCTCGccgaggtggagaagaagaaccAGCACAAGGCCGGCATCCTCTACGACACCATCGACGCCAGCGGTGGCTACTTCATCTGCCCCGTGGACAAGCCGGTGCGGTCGCTCATGAACGTGCCATTCACGCTGGCCAAGGGCGCCGACTTTGAGAAGCAGTTCATCGccgaggcggccaaggagggcaTGCTGCAGCTCAAGGGGCACAGGTCGGTCGGCGGCGTGCGCGCCTCCATCTACAACGCCATGCCGCTCTCCGGCGTGGAGAAGCTCGTCGCTTTCATGAAGGACTTCCAAGCAAGGAACCCTTGA